A stretch of the Uranotaenia lowii strain MFRU-FL chromosome 3, ASM2978415v1, whole genome shotgun sequence genome encodes the following:
- the LOC129755563 gene encoding methionine synthase reductase-like → MNFMEQFKNTNLSLPKLPVHYIETIRSENGQVMPDHLQCTSKQPFGTGPVYKTGITSYRVLAEGEGVKTVYEMSIKEPQGMEEYFPGDTIGILTQNLPSDVHFMLSRLHLVEIADCVYEVKLAKPVKKKNPEIPAYIPKYITPRRLLSDCIDFRVTPRKITLQVLANYTSDPCEKRLLEILASKEGATFYNEFILKNEMTFPHLLKILSSCRPSLAMLIEHFPRLQARPYSIANFNKNGHIRIVFAMLNDGRLGITTTMMENKLLNAARYDRYLYMYLRQIKPAFQYREQDLDKNIIMIGPGTGISPYMSFLEFRKRAKQQSTKKDKFGKTVLLTSCRHRDKNNLFDDEVQQYLQEGVIDQVYNAYSRDSESRYKFVQDIIEDKKEQLIKLLLEDNTKLYLCGEGRTMLPRIQDTISTCLSKIKGIPKVEADALLAEYRKTGRYLYYSMIRY, encoded by the exons ATGAACTTCATGGAACAGTTCAAGAATACTAACCTTTCCCTGCCGAAACTGCCGGTCCACTACATCGAAACGATCCGGTCCGAAAATGGTCAAGTT ATGCCAGATCATCTGCAGTGCACCTCCAAGCAACCTTTCGGAACTGGTCCGGTGTATAAAACTGGAATCACCAGCTATCGGGTTCTGGCGGAAGGGGAAGGAGTCAAGACCGTTTACGAAATGTCCATAAAAGAACCTCAG GGTATGGAGGAATACTTTCCCGGCGATACAATCGGTATCCTGACCCAAAATTTGCCATCTGACGTACATTTCATGCTCAGTAGATTGCATCTAGTCGAGATTGCTGACTGTGTGTACGAGGTGAAGTTAGCCAAACCGGTTAAGAAGAAGAATCCAGAGATTCCAGCCTATATTCCGAAATACATCACCCCTAGGCGATTGCTATCGGACTGTATTGATTTTAGGGTGACCCCTCGGAAGATAACCCTGCAAGTTCTGGCAAACTACACTTCCGATCCGTGCGAAAAGCGCCTACTCGAAATCTTGGCTTCCAAGGAAGGGGCAACCTTCTACAATGAGTTTATTCTGAAAAACGAAATGACGTTCCCACATCTGCTGAAAATCCTCTCCTCGTGTAGACCTTCTCTAGCCATGCTAATCGAACACTTCCCTCGTCTTCAAGCAAGACCTTACTCGATAgcgaatttcaacaaaaacggtCACATTCGTATAGTATTTGCCATGCTCAACGATGGCCGACTGGGCATCACTACGACAATGATGGAAAACAAACTTCTCAACGCAGCTCGCTACGATCGGTACCTTTACATGTACCTTAGACAAATCAAGCCAGCCTTCCAGTACCGCGAGCAAGATCTAGACAAAAACATTATTATGATCGGTCCCGGGACCGGTATTTCCCCTTACATGAGCTTCCTAGAGTTTCGCAAACGGGCCAAACAACAGTCTACCAAGAAggacaaatttggaaaaacagTTCTGCTCACAAGCTGTAGACATCGGGACAAGAACAACCTATTCGACGACGAAGTACAACAGTACCTGCAGGAAGGCGTAATAGATCAGGTGTATAATGCCTACTCCAGGGATTCCGAAAGCCGTTATAAATTTGTGCAGGACATCATCGAAGACAAGAAAGAGCAGCTTATTAAATTGCTACTAGAGGACAACACCAAGCTGTATCTGTGCGGCGAGGGACGAACGATGCTGCCGCGGATTCAGGATACGATTTCCACCTGTCTTAGTAAAATTAAGGGCATCCCCAAGGTAGAAGCTGACGCACTACTAGCTGAGTATAGGAAAACCGGACGGTATTTGTACTACTCGATGATACGTTACTGA
- the LOC129755679 gene encoding methionine synthase reductase-like, with translation MLDILDVINKRDSSVEIQLPPLPVAYIKLVECDDSTQFDTEKHLQVSCSQPFAATDVLKFEVVNHAVLAKGPDIKTVYDLTLETNAHIAFNHVPGDTVGILTENLEDEVNEVLFHLGLESKGDVLYSVEIDSNTKKKAAKLPLYIPERVQLRKLFTECLDLRAIPKKLFIRALLEHTSDSTEKQFMELLCDKKGTCFDDVILKKSIGFTALLRSLAHCVPPVSLLIEHLPRLMPRPYSIANYSLDQSTNSRLRIIFSLKEKLPGLTTKMLQSRCQTRQSIFLYFRKSTNFAYTTDDLHKDIILIGVGTGIAPYLGFLEKRSICKHESKVSLGNLHLYAGFRYEQKNFICRREVEDYFRENPSDSLHVAFSRDENSKHRYVQDLLEHNKDEVFRHLSNGDAKIYVCGDGKTMLPQIFEKMKNIYAHFANLDAAETQECFVEFKKNGRYVEDVWL, from the exons atgctGGATATATTGGATGTGATTAATAAGCGGGATTCGTCCGTCGAAATTCAGTTGCCACCGCTTCCTGTAGCCTATATAAAGCTGGTCGAATGCGACGATTCG ACACAATTTGACACGGAAAAACATTTACAAGTCAGCTGCAGTCAACCTTTTGCCGCTACAGATGTCCTTAAATTTGAAGTCGTGAACCATGCTGTCTTAGCTAAGGGACCGGATATTAAAACCGTCTACGACTTAACCCTCGAAACAAATGCTCATATCGCTTTTAATCACGTTCCAGGGGATACTGTAGGTATCCTTACGGAAAATTTAGAAGATGAAGTCAATGAAGTGCTGTTCCACTTGGGTTTGGAATCCAAAGGTGACGTACTGTACAGCGTAGAAATTGACAGTAACACAAAAAAGAAAGCTGCCAAACTTCCACTGTACATCCCGGAACGAGTCCAGCTAAGGAAATTGTTCACCGAATGTCTCGATTTGAGAGCGATCCCGAAAAAG CTGTTCATACGGGCTCTCCTGGAGCATACATCCGATTCAACGGAAAAACAATTTATGGAACTTCTATGCGATAAAAAAGGAACCTGCTTTGACGACGTGATCCTTAAGAAAAGCATTGGCTTTACAGCTTTGCTTCGTAGTCTAGCGCATTGTGTCCCACCAGTTTCCCTATTGATTGAACATTTGCCAAGACTCATGCCCCGACCTTATTCGATAGCAAACTACTCCCTTGATCAGTCGACTAATTCACGGCTAAGGATTATTTTCTCGCTCAAGGAAAAATTGCCTGGCCTGACTACAAAAATGCTACAAAGTCGGTGCCAAACAAGACAATCTATTTTCCTTTACTTTAGAAAATCGACCAACTTCGCTTACACGACTGATGATTTGCATAAGGATATAATCCTCATAGGGGTAGGGACGGGTATAGCTCCTTATTTAGGATTTCTCGAAAAGCGTAGCATATGCAAACATGAATCAAAAGTATCCCTAGGCAACCTGCATCTGTACGCAGGTTTTCGCTACGAACAGAAAAACTTTATCTGCCGTAGAGAAGTAGAAGACTATTTCCGAGAAAACCCATCGGATAGTTTGCATGTGGCCTTTTCTAGAGATGAAAACTCCAAACATCGTTATGTGCAGGACTTGTTGGAACATAACAAGGATGAAGTTTTCCGACACCTTTCCAATGGGGATGCTAAGATTTATGTTTGTGGCGATGGAAAGACAATGCTACCGCAAATAttcgagaaaatgaaaaatatttatgcaCACTTTGCGAATCTGGATGCAGCGGAAACGCAGGAATGTTTTGTCGAGTTTAAGAAAAACGGTCGATACGTTGAGGATGTTTGGTTGTGA